The following is a genomic window from Thermodesulforhabdaceae bacterium.
TTTTGAAGACTATTTTCTTTTAGCGTCAGAGTTCCGTCAATTGGATCTGTCAATCTGTTAAGCTGGTTATACATGTTGGTTGCGAAGGTCTGTAATTTTGACGTTGAACCGTCAAAGTCAGATTGGATAGCCTGATTAAAGGTTGTTTCATCAAATTCCAGACGATTGTTATCGTTTATTGTTATCCCAAGCTTAAAAAGCTCACCTTTCAAATATACATTCTGGATGTTGGATTTTACTGTCTGAAGAGTAAAGTCCGAATTAAGAACCCCTGACTTAGCTCCAACCGTAGTGTTGCCCGTAATATGCTTTCCAATTTCGTCCAGAACGGCGTTGTAAGAATCGACAAACTTTTTTACCTTATCTTTTATTGCTGAATAATCTCGATCGACTGAAAGAGTTACAGTCGTTGACGAATCAGCTTTGTTTAACTGGAAGGTAACTCCCTGTATGGCATCAGATATTGTGTTGGTGGATCGTTGTATTGTGAGACCATCTATGGAAATAATCGCATCCTGACCTGCCTGGTGAGTAAAGGTCATGTTGGAATTTGAAGCATCAAAAGAAAATCCCTCTGCACCTGTGTTCTTGCTTACGAGAACAAGCCTGTAGTCGTTATCTGCCACTTTTACAATATTTGCCGATACACCTGCATTAAGAGCATTAATGTCTGATCTGATTTGGTTAAGGCTTTTACCGTCTAGAGATACGTTTTGACCGCCGATTTGCAGATAACCTGTTTTCCCAGCGTCTTGATCCAGGGATGTAAAAGATTCGCTGAATTCCTTTTGGTAATCTGCAGTCTGATGCACCTGAATTTGGTAAACTCCGGCTGACGC
Proteins encoded in this region:
- the fliD gene encoding flagellar filament capping protein FliD, with amino-acid sequence MGISVSGLSSGINWQDILDKLQSTMQKKIDLIKNQQDTLNDRLTAWKDLGSKLSELKNAANDLRDPWDYNAFAAKTTSSNASVSPDSLFSVSLGSTASAGVYQIQVHQTADYQKEFSESFTSLDQDAGKTGYLQIGGQNVSLDGKSLNQIRSDINALNAGVSANIVKVADNDYRLVLVSKNTGAEGFSFDASNSNMTFTHQAGQDAIISIDGLTIQRSTNTISDAIQGVTFQLNKADSSTTVTLSVDRDYSAIKDKVKKFVDSYNAVLDEIGKHITGNTTVGAKSGVLNSDFTLQTVKSNIQNVYLKGELFKLGITINDNNRLEFDETTFNQAIQSDFDGSTSKLQTFATNMYNQLNRLTDPIDGTLTLKENSLQNMIKRLDDRINSEQTRIDRQIEAMRKQFEAMESAFSQMQAQSNWLGAQLAGLSRAG